CTGAGTATTCAGCTTAGAGGCCTATGTGGATGTCTAGTTGTGATTGGCCCAGATGGGTTCCGATCTGTAAGGTTGCAGGGTTGCAAAATCAACACGGAAACTGTCATTTCATCTCATTAATATCAAAAAGTGAACTGTATTTGCTTACATTTtacagggctgcccaaccctgttcctggagatctactgtcctgtagggttctcttcaaccccatttgtgaaTAACCTGAGTTTGCTTTTCATTCAACTAATAATCAGGTAAGCTAAATTACAGTTGGAGAGAACAGCTACAGGACAGTAGGTcgccaggaacagggttgggcaggcCTGGCTTACAACATGGtatatcaattgtattaaatatttgttttggagCATGTGTCCCTAAACTCAGCCAGAATTGGCTGTTGTTGCTTGGCTGGGCTTCTGTTAAATTCCAGACAAACCACACAAAGGACAGATATATTTGCATATGTCTGATTTTGAGAcatatcttttattttattttataattttttttaaagaacattgCGAGTGACAAGTGCAGCCCAAAGATAATACGTTTATTGACCACCCTGTGAGTTTTGTCAGCGACACGTGACATTGGAGGAAACCCCGATCAAAATCATATGATCGAGGGTCAGGTTTGGGATTTATGGTCCTGCTTTGACAAACAAGAATATTCACGCACACGATAAACCCCATTTGAATTTGACACTCTTTTCCAAAAACTCGTTATTAAAAAAGTGATCTAACTTCGTCTTAAATGACATCCCTCTGACTATGTCATCTCCCCATCAATCACATTCCAGATCAAAATGAAGTTCAGGTGTCCAGCAGGTTGTTGGGCAAAGGGCATGCgctgctctctctgttttaatAGGCCAGAATCTGATGACACTCATTTTGCCATTTAAAGTAATGGTGGGACAATACAACTTGACATTTCAGACTGTGATTGGGTGACTGGAGGGCAACCTAATGTTCCAGGAGGAGCAAGTCAACTATAGTAATTGTGGTCCTGGCTAGattgtaaaacaacaaaatataggCGTGGTCTATCTTCGTTCCTGGATTTACACCGGTAAATCCAGAAGCTGCAGAATTGTTTGAGAACCACTAGAGGGCAAACTCAGATAGCATTTCATTTTGGATAGGCCCTATCTAGATGCTCTACATCAGGTGTATTCAATTCTGGCCTATTGGTTCATTTCAACACCCTAaccagggacttatttagacctgagacaccaggtggTTAGACTTAAATGAGGTAGAATTAGAAGACCAGCAGGCACCAGAAtttgtagggtaagagttgaattCCCTTTCTTTACCGACTATGTAGACTATATAGATCATTAAGATGCCAGTGTCTGGCTTGGACTGGAGCTGGAATGTCACCTTGCCAGAGTCAACGCAGCGTGGGAATTAACACTGTGATCATCACCACGTTTTGTCGAATTTCCCTGTAGTGAATCCGACCTGCACCAGCCAGCAGACTAAAAGGGTCAAGGATCATAGCTCCATGTTGGGGAAATGTCTCATTGGACAGCTCCATGTTGGGGAAATGTCTCATTGGACAGCTCCATGTTGGGGAAATGTCTCATTGGACAGCTCCATGTTGGGGAAATGTCTCATTGGACAGCTCCATGTTGGGGAAATGTCTCCTTGGACAGCTCCATGTTGGGGAAATGTCTCATTGGACAGCTCCATGTTGGGGAAATGTCTCATTGGACAGCTCCAAGTTGGGGAAATGTCTCCTTGCATTCCCAAAGGTTGCCTGAGGCAGCTGCCGGTTGCTTCTGTATTCacctcaaatcattcctgagTGAATGTTGTGAAACATTGTCCTTCCACTATTACTACAGGCATACTGTGAACATCTGCGAGACATCTACATAATGCCCCAGAAGCCTGAACACAGTCCCACCTGACCTGGTGTCGCCTACCTGACCTGGGTGTCAGCTGACAACCATCCAACTAAATAGATCTATTTCATCAAGTGTTCCGTTAAAAATTAGTGGATGTCAGATGACCTCCCCCCTATTTATACCTCATGTCCTTTACCTTTTTATTCAGCCCCATCCCTCCTTTAACCCCTCCTATAACCTCTCCTTTAACCCCTCCTATAGCCTCTCCTGTAACCTTCTTGTAAGTCCTCTAATAaccacccctcccctcccaaACGACCCCCGCCTCACAAAAAACGAATCCTGAACCTAAGTCATGAATTTTTAAGCTGTGATGTTTTATTCTGGAGAGGGTGTTTTTATGGGGGTCTGAAAACTGAAGTTTTGTTCTCTCTCAAAAGTATTTTCGTACATGTTCTCTACACAAACCACCCTATATGCATGCTGTAAAAGACTTAAAGGGGTAAAGTAATTTAGGATACTTCTAAGAATTACAAACAGTCTAAATTACAAAGAGTCTAAATGATACATGCACACACTGACTTTACCTGAAATCTACACACCTCACAACtgtcttttcttcctctctcacacatactctctcttcccctttctttctctctctctctctctctctctctctctctctctcgctccctctgttTCACATAATCCCGCTATCAGGACCTGAGAATGTAGAAGCATTGATAACATTATGCACTCCATTCTCAGCACAGGAAGTGACATCCTGTTATGTTGCTAACTGGTGCTTTAAGCATGCATGAGAGAAAAAGGTTTTtttaagaaagagagagacagcgggtgggggggggggggcagggagagagagaaatggacggagagagggagggagggagggagagaaaaagggagggagagtaaCTTGAGGTAAATCTGAGACATAGATAGACTGTGTCACTGCACCTCTCTGACTCCTATCAGCCCCCCCCAATTCCCTCCTTACCCAGCCCCCTCTTCCCATTGGATGACCTAGTAGGGTTGCCAAGGAAACATCTGTGGTGAAGCTGCTGTACAAAAATTGAGTTTTGAATGGGCCTCACAGACAAACTTGTTTTGCTATTCGAGATTGACTTTTGGAAGACAACAATTTATTAAACATCTAACCATAAACCTAGTAAAAACACTAGCTCTCACCATAAACCTAGTGACAACGCTAGCTCTAACCATAAACCTAGTGACAACATTAGCTCTCACCGTAAACCTAGTGAAAACACTAGCTCTATACATTAACCTAATAACAATGCTAACTCTTACCATAAACCTAGTGACAATGCTAACTCTATAAACCTAGTGACAATGCTAACTGACCATAAATCTAGTGAGAATGCTAACTTTAACCAAAAACTTAGTGACAACGCTAACTCTGACCATAAATCTAGTGACAACATTAGCTCTAACCATAAATCTAGTGACAACGCTAACTGTAACCATAAACCCTAGGGCAATTGATAACTCTGACCATAAACCTAGTGACAATGCTAACTCTAACCATAAACCTAGTGAAAACCCTAGCTCTAACCATAAACCTAGTGACAACGCTAGCTCTAACCATAAACCTAGTAACAATGCTAACTCTATAAATCTAGTGACAATGCTAACTCTTACCATAAACCTAGTGACAATGCTAGCTCTAACCATAAACCTAGTGACAATGCTAGCTCTAACCATAAACCTAGTGGCAATTGCTAACTCTGACCATAATCCTAGTGGCAATTGCTAACTCTGACCATAAACCTAGTGACAATGCTAACTCTGATGATAAACCCAGTGACAGTGTTAACTCATACAATAAATCTAGTGACAATGCTAACTCTGACCATAAACCGAATGACAACGCTAACTCTAAACATAAACCTAGTGACAACTCTAAACTCTAACCATAAACCTAGTGGCAATGCTAACTCTGATGATAAACCCAGTGACAACGTTAACTCTTACCATAAACCTGGTGACAATGCTAACTCTGACCGTAAACCGAGTGACAATGCTAACTCTAACCATAAGCCAAGTGACAACGCTAACTCTGACTATAAACCTAGTGATAATGCTAACTCAAATGATAAACCCAGTGACAAcgctaactctaaccttaaacctagTGACAACGCTAACTCTAACCTCAACCCAAAGCCTAAAATAGCCTCTTTCATATTACTTACAAGTGATTACCAGGTCTTCTCCAAATTTGCCATTGGTCACTATATTTGTCAATACTTCTGGTTCTGGATTTCTGGTCCACTtagtagtacacacacacacacacacacacacaccacacacacacacacacacacacacacatccgtgTTGAGGTTTCTATACAAGACCAGTTACCTGTGGATATGAACCaatgaagaaaagagagaaggaagatTATGAGCAGAATGAAGAACGACCACTCTTGATGCTAACTTCTGTGAGGGAACGacattgtcatcatcatctaTAGGAGTATAATAACGTAGTCTTGTTGCTCAGTTGGCCAGATTATGGTGCTTGTGAGTCCAGGGCAGGGGGTACCATGGTCATAACAGCCTGAAAACATGTGCAAGTTGCCCTAGATAAGAGCATCTGAGTtactttaatgtttttaaagtttATACAACTCAATCGTAAATGATCCAGGTTCATACAGACACACTCCTGATGCACGGCCCCTCTGGGAAACACTCAATATTTGGAATTCGCCCCCTAAAGAAACTCTGTAGTTCCACCGCAGAATACCGTCTCCTCCTTTCCAACCACAAGCCTTGTGCACATATTCGGTTCTCCCTGGACCCAAATTCAAAGCGTTCCACCCAGACAGGTCTGTGTAAGGCTTTGtgctgtgtgtatatgagtgtgGAATGATGAAAGGCCTAGTTGCCCGGACAAcaagaaggagatgaggtcaacaaagcaccccccccaccccacacacacacacacccaggcctCTGCACTTCACCTTGTGTGTCCTTTGCATGTGATTGCGATTAAAACTAGAAACGCAAAAAGGCAACACTGATAGAAgtgtctgcacacacacacacacacacacacagccctctctctctgccatcaTGCCGACAGCTTTGATGTATCGTGCTGCTCCAGTCAGAGAGCCCTGGTGTTACGTAATCCATCTACATGCTGcgtggggggggaggggggtgttatATCTGCTGCACCGTTACAGAGGGGATTCGCACTGCAccaaatcccccccccccccccccccccccccccacacacacacacacacacaagaaagaCGTGAACACACGTACGACCCTTATCCGACACCACGTGCGTCCCTCTCGCGAACAATGACAGAGAAAGCTTACAAGAAGAAAGCTTCCCTCCGGTTcacattcaacacacacacacacactccactgtgCTCTCACCGTGCTTCAGGTTTGGATTCTGCCCCATGTCTTGTGGTCGTTCTTAGGAAAGCCATGTATTTCATTTCAGAACCAGCCGTGGTTCCATGGGAACCAGAAATGTCTCTTAGCCACGCCTGGTTCTGAAAAGAACTACATGGCTGTCCTCAGAACGGCTCTGGTGAACCAGGGAACAAGCCGCGGTTCCAGTGGACCAGTGAACCAGCTGGGGTTCCAGTGAACCAGTCGTGTCCCTAAGCCACGcgccaaaacaacaacagcacacACGAGAGCAACAGCCGcatatcacccccccccccccgactcaATCCTCTCCCTCTGAGGGATAAAAAACACGGGGGGGGAGGGGTTGGAGCTTCATCACGTTATCCCCCACTGACTGAACAGTCTTGCTCTACACgtgctgtgtttgtctgtgtgtgcagtaaaaaaaaaagaaacaatccTAACACACTGAGCCAGAATCCTCCGTGTTTAGCGCAAACACAGCAATTTATTCATTAAATataacagaagaaaaaacaaagatGTTTGCATCGCAACCAGAGAGCAAGataaacagaacacagaatGGAGAAGGCTTTCCACTGTGGTGAAATGGGTTGCCCAGATTTAGGAAAACATTTGCGTACAGAGAAACGAGAACAAAAGGGAAACCGGCCAGAGAGATGAGCATTTAAGAAGCACTCCGCCATTCTAACCTTCAAACCATCACTGTCCTTTGTAGTTGGATACATTAATAACTGCCTAGTTTTCACCACCTCAGGTTAGTAGATAAAGTGAATGGAAAGATCCCTTGGGAAAGGTCAGTGACAAACAGGCGTAGGAGCCATGTCATGCTACATTAGGTGACATTGTCAACAAGCCTGTAACTCTCTGTGATTTAGATGATTACAGTGATCACCAGAAAGGCAAGAGAAGAAGAGTGCATGTCCATGATTTGGGGAGGGGTTCGGTTTACTCCTGAATCAGATAAGGGTGAGGTGTACTCCTGAATAGGATTAGGTGGAGCGGAGTGGGGTGGggtaggggggggggtggggggcttcTGGCACCCATTCCCCCTTTTATagaaatcaaacaaaaacaaaggtcCACTGAGAAGCTTGGGTGTTCACAGTCAAGGTTGGTTTGTCTCATGAAACGCGCTATACTATAAAAAGAGTATGAAAACCAGTGAAGAGTAACACACTCAGTAGAAAGAAGTATTGTTTGTTATCCAGGGTTGGTAAGAAAGGGTCCttcacaatgtgtgtgtatgtgcctgtgtgtagaTAGTGTTCCCTGATCCTGATGCCTAATGTTCCCGGCACCAAATCCAGCAAGAGTAGAGCAGTCAGTGGTCTTTGTTTGGTCAGTGGAGAAGAGCGGTCAGTGGTCTTTGTTTGGTCAGTGGAGAAGAGCGGTCAGTGTGGTCTTTGTTTAGTCCATGGAGAACAATGGTGAGTGATCTGTGTTTATCCGTGGAGAAGAGCAGACCGCGGTCTGTGTTTGGTCTGTGGAGAAGAGTGGTCAGTGGTCTGTGATTGGTCTGTGGAGAAGAGCGGTCAGTGGTCTGTGTTTGGTCAGTGGAGAAGAGCGGTCAGTGGTCTGGGTTTGGTCCATGGAGAAATGTCCCTGCCTGGTGTTTCATTATTGCGGTGGTTTTTAAAGTTTCCCAATGCTTGCTTTGTCGTTGTTGAGAACCCAGATAGCTGTAACCTGCTGCGGTGTCCCCAGCTCAGCCGTGTCCAATACTTTTCTGTTGTAGTTCAGGTTTGAGTAACGAATTCCATCCAGTCGCCaggagagtggtgtgtgtgttgttttgtaaaatattattttggttaCGTTGTATGATCTCCATGTACGTTATTGGACACTCATACACGCCTTCTGATTGGTTCTAGCAATGTTAATCACTGCACGCACCTGGCAATGGGAGAAGTAGAGTCAACACTAAACCTCATGAGATTCTGGAAGATGTCGGCTCCTCTCAGATGCTGCTGGCAATGCCAGGACAGTGACTTTGATTTCCCAGACTACCTGTAGCTAAAACAGACAGCATGTGTGTCTCCACTACTCGAAGAGCTCTGGATGAAGGGCTCCGGATGATTAGATTAGCTTGTCATTAGAATAAACACTTCGTATCAAAATGTGGATTTTAGAAAAACGACTTGAAAAGACAAGGCAAAGCTGATCTGACCTAGTGGTGTGCGGGCTGGGTGAATTCTGTGTTGACATCCAAAAGCATTGAGATCCAAAACTTTCAGATGGCCCCCCCTTAACATCTTACAGCCCTTGGAGGTTGATTGTCctatacacagaaacacagcgATGCTGCAGTTACGGCTTTCTGTTTCTAACTTTGATTTTGCCAGATGGTACACTGACTGAAGACATTTGCAGAACAATCTGGGAAGAATTTGGCTTGACTGCCCTACTCAGGGCCAAAAACACAGATTTTTCACTTGCCGACTCAGGGATTCGATCTAGCAACCATTTGGTTACTGGTAGGTAGCTTTATTCAACTTTTTCTTGCTACCAAAATACTTCAATTTTCCAATGGGATTGTAGTATGGGGCTCTTATCACTCTCCTTCTATTGGCTACCTGGTCTTTCACAATACACTAGTCCAGTGGTGCTGACCACAAGTCCAGTGATATCACACAAATGTCTGGTGATATCATACATACAAGTCCAGAGATGTCAAACACAACAGTCCATTTTTGACCAAATGTCCACGTCTGTCTGGACCAGATTTACTTCTTGGAAGCAGGCCCTCGTGTATCTTTGCCTGGCTTGTTCCCAGGGCGACGAACTGGTACCTTGGATACAGGGATCCTGGTTCGGGCTGTGCGAGGGCCTTCGCTGGGTTTGTCAGATGGAGGGCTGGCCATTAGAGCTGAGGAAAGAGCTGATTGGCTCACAGAGTGAGGGGGTGTGGTCTGTCTGACACTGAGAGGGATTTTGGACTCGCGTGGAAGGCTAGTGCTTCCTTTCATGGAGCggaaggatgaagaggaggaagaggaaggaggagtACATTGGGAGGGAGGGCTGAGTTTGTAGTCACCAGCAGAGGCGGAAGGAGTACTCGTCAGATCTTCATCATCGTCTTCCTCTTCATCCGACTTGTCCAGTTCCTCATTGTAGAGATCGTAGAGCGCATCTCCAGAGCAGCTGTCACTCATCAGGCCAATCCTCTTGTTCCGTAGGAGCCCGTCGTCAGGAGTGGCTGTGGGGGTCGCCGAGGGGGTGTCCCAATAGCCTTCGTCACTAAGGGCCGGAACGTCCTGCTGAGGCGGGATTTCCTCCATGGTCTCCTTCTCATTGGGCGACGCGGTTTGACGTGCGCCATGTGCCGGAAGTCtgctccctctacctccccccaCCACGGGGATCTTGCTGAGCCCCAGAGACTTGACCTGAGGGGGCCGGCGCTCTGTGCCCCTGACGGGCGCCGGGTGAGAGGGGTGAGGGCAGGGCCGGGGGAGCGCGGGGGAGTTCTCACCCCCAGAGGGGAGCATGTGCCAGAGTCCTTGCATGTCCGCGTCGTCCACCCCGTCTGGGCTCGCCAtctcctccccaccccccaTGTAGGCAACCACACCGCTCCCGGAGGGCTGCTGGGTAGGGGCAGGGTGCGAGGCCATCAGCCGGGCCCTGGCCGGGAGGGGGACAGGGGCCGAGGCGGGGGTTTGGGCGACGCTGGAAGGGGTGACTGGAACGGAAGACCTAGTTGGGGAGGTTCGTACAACTagtcctccctgtctcccccccacACCTCCGCCACTACTGCTGCTACTGCTGGTGGCACTCCCTGCCCCTCCGTCACCTCCTCCACCAGTTCCagtcccctcctcctctgcgtCCGCAATGATGTCACCACACCCTGTGAGCGAATCAAAACTCTTGAGGGAGGTGACGTCGCTGAAGAGGAGGGAGCAGAGTCGGTCCGCCGACGGTTCGGAGGGAGGGTCGCCGCCCTGGTCCAAAGGGGGCGTTGCCGACGGAGCCGGCGCGGTTGGTTTTGAGTGCCTGGCGCTGCgtagaggggagggggagggtgtgTAGAGCGTCTCCGACAGGTTTGTCGACGGGCCGgtagagtgtgtgagtgttgtggTGGCGATGTTTGTGGGATAGCCCTCTGACAGTCTAGTGTTTGGTTCTGCCTCCATGCCCCTGGTATCCTCCTGGGGCTGGCACATCTGGGGTTTGAGCGCCAGAGTGACATCTTTCAATTCCTCAGTTggaatctctccctctctcacctccttcccctctctcacctccttcCCCTCTATCACCTTCACCTCTCCCTCCGTCACTCTCTCCTTCCGCCGCCACCTCATACTACTGAAGAAGCCTTTCaaacccctcccccttctcccaaGACCTGAAGTATCATTGGCTCTCATACTTCCTCGTCTGAGCAGTGAAAAAAAACTGAGTGATTTGCTGAGAGACCTCACCTGTCCCACCTCCAACATTCCAGACTCCTCCCCTTTTTGTCTCTCAGGGTCCAAGCTTGTTAGTCCGTCATGTGTTTTACTCCTGACGAGCTCATTAGCCGCTCCCGCTGAATTCCCGTTCACTGAATTCCCGTTCTCAGCATTCCCGTTCTCGGCATTCCCGTTCCCATTGGCCCCTTTGTTCCTGAAGGAGAAGAATCTGGCCATTCCCGAGCCGGAGCGTCGTTTCCCAAACAGCTTGAAGGCTGCTTTGTTGATCTTCCCTGGCGGCTGGGGGTCGCACGGGGGTACAggggggggaggtggaggaggttcCAGGCATTCCGACTGCACCTCCATCTTTCTACTTATCGCTATGGCTCTGTTACTCTATTACTCTATCGCTCTATCGCTCCGACTGTCTTCCGTCGTTTCCCTcccctctcacacacgcacacacacacacacacacacacacgagctgacacacacactgttctgcAGCCTGGTGTTCTCTCTAATTCTCACTGGCTCCGTCTGACGCTTGCCTGTTGGTTACCctccctgtcccccccccccctctccctctctcttcctctctctctcatacacaaacacttgGGTGCTGCTCCTGACTGTATCCATGGCAACTGGTTGGGCTAAGCTGCTTTCGTCAGCAGAGGCGGGGATCCCATGCATGTCCTCAACTCCTCCTCCCTCAGTAAACTCCTCCCTCCCGGCCTACCTCCTCCCTCACCGCCTCGTCATGAATGAATCGGTATATTCTGAAATCAGGGCAGTCAGTACCCACTGTTTTGTAAGTTCTGCATCGACCACACTGGTATAGAAACTGAACGTGATTTGCCTTAATATCAATGTGTTTGTCACAGTGCTTGTGGACGTTGTGTGTTCCCGAGAGATGTGTGTCACAGACCGGCTTGTTGGCTTGTGAACAGGAGGTCTGTAAAATGAAAAAGCACTAGATCCGATCCTACTCAGATTAGAACACTTAGTTGTGTAGTCCGTgtttttcactgtgtgtgtttgtttgtgtgtgtgtgtgttttggtgccAGCGATGGCATGTGCGAGACTGATTTTATCAGTGGCGTGAAGAGGATAAAGCAGGGACGAGTACTTCGGCATTGGTGATGTTCTCAAAAGGAACgtgcacacagaaaacacacacacaacagacagcaGACACTGCCTCCTGTGGAGTTTGGCCTGGCAGTAGACACCATATGGACCCCTAATTCTGTCCTGTTGGGAGTCCAGGACCAAGTGTCCAATAGGACGCGACAGCCAAGAGAACGCTTTAACAGTCGCTCATGTGAACATTACAGATAGTTGATAATGTGTCGCCCCATGCACTGCCTGTGTTTACCACTTTatcaagggggtgtggtatatttaaACGAAAAGGCTCGAGGGGATGTGGTATATTTAAGCGATAAGGCactagggggtgtggtatatttaaACGAAAAGGCactagggggtgtggtatatttaaGCGATGAGACTCAAGGGAGTGTGGTATATTTAAGcgataaggcacaagggggtgtggtatatttaaGCGATAAGGTactagggggtgtgg
The Esox lucius isolate fEsoLuc1 chromosome 21, fEsoLuc1.pri, whole genome shotgun sequence DNA segment above includes these coding regions:
- the amer2 gene encoding APC membrane recruitment protein 2 — its product is MEVQSECLEPPPPPPPVPPCDPQPPGKINKAAFKLFGKRRSGSGMARFFSFRNKGANGNGNAENGNAENGNSVNGNSAGAANELVRSKTHDGLTSLDPERQKGEESGMLEVGQVRSLSKSLSFFSLLRRGSMRANDTSGLGRRGRGLKGFFSSMRWRRKERVTEGEVKVIEGKEVREGKEVREGEIPTEELKDVTLALKPQMCQPQEDTRGMEAEPNTRLSEGYPTNIATTTLTHSTGPSTNLSETLYTPSPSPLRSARHSKPTAPAPSATPPLDQGGDPPSEPSADRLCSLLFSDVTSLKSFDSLTGCGDIIADAEEEGTGTGGGGDGGAGSATSSSSSSGGGVGGRQGGLVVRTSPTRSSVPVTPSSVAQTPASAPVPLPARARLMASHPAPTQQPSGSGVVAYMGGGEEMASPDGVDDADMQGLWHMLPSGGENSPALPRPCPHPSHPAPVRGTERRPPQVKSLGLSKIPVVGGGRGSRLPAHGARQTASPNEKETMEEIPPQQDVPALSDEGYWDTPSATPTATPDDGLLRNKRIGLMSDSCSGDALYDLYNEELDKSDEEEDDDEDLTSTPSASAGDYKLSPPSQCTPPSSSSSSSFRSMKGSTSLPRESKIPLSVRQTTPPHSVSQSALSSALMASPPSDKPSEGPRTARTRIPVSKVPVRRPGNKPGKDTRGPASKK